A single window of Patescibacteria group bacterium DNA harbors:
- a CDS encoding nucleotidyl transferase AbiEii/AbiGii toxin family protein — MTSRGFNPDKHKAVLRDLLYEIIKVVGSKVVFKGGTAAMMFYDLPRLSLDLDIDMLFSPSDEILDELNLVIRKSGVIKEHKDKKFTLFYLLSYEENYPNIKIEFNKRIWKNNSSDIFLLSDLEIKVADKKTLFTNKLVALTDRRISVSRDLFDVNYFLKLNFPINESLIYERTGKSKIEYMKYLIKYIKDNYNEKNVLHGLGEFLDKNQKTWAKNNLINETISLLKTKC; from the coding sequence ATGACAAGTAGGGGATTTAATCCCGATAAACACAAAGCTGTTTTGAGAGATTTGTTATACGAAATAATAAAAGTTGTCGGTTCTAAGGTTGTTTTTAAAGGAGGAACAGCCGCAATGATGTTTTATGATTTACCACGATTATCACTTGACCTAGATATTGATATGCTTTTTAGTCCAAGTGATGAAATATTAGATGAATTAAATTTAGTGATAAGGAAAAGTGGTGTTATAAAAGAGCATAAAGATAAAAAATTTACTCTTTTTTATCTCTTATCGTATGAAGAAAATTATCCAAATATTAAAATAGAATTCAATAAACGAATTTGGAAAAATAATTCATCTGATATTTTTTTATTGTCTGACCTAGAAATAAAGGTGGCTGACAAAAAAACATTATTTACCAATAAGCTTGTAGCTTTAACCGACAGAAGGATTTCAGTCTCAAGAGATCTTTTTGATGTAAATTATTTTTTAAAATTAAACTTTCCTATTAATGAATCTCTTATTTATGAGAGAACAGGAAAGAGCAAAATAGAATACATGAAGTATCTAATAAAATATATTAAGGATAATTATAATGAAAAAAATGTTCTACATGGACTAGGTGAATTTTTGGATAAAAATCAGAAAACATGGGCAAAAAATAATTTAATTAATGAAACAATAAGTCTCTTAAAGACCAAGTGCTAA
- a CDS encoding NYN domain-containing protein yields MNKGKGNNNIAFIDGQNLHMGTNSESPSWTVDFVQFRKYLKKKYGVSRAYYFLGYVIDEKEDLYDKLQEAGFILKFREHNSAMLGKKKGNVDSDIIFFVMRKMYKQESFDKIVLISGDGDYKMLVDFLIEENKFEKILFPNKKFASSLYKKITRKYFDYLANIKHLIEYK; encoded by the coding sequence ATGAATAAGGGAAAAGGAAATAATAATATTGCATTTATTGATGGACAAAATTTGCATATGGGGACAAATTCAGAAAGTCCTTCGTGGACAGTCGATTTTGTGCAATTTAGGAAATATTTAAAAAAGAAATATGGTGTTTCTAGGGCTTATTATTTCCTTGGATATGTGATTGATGAAAAGGAGGATCTATATGATAAACTTCAAGAAGCTGGGTTTATTTTAAAATTTCGTGAACATAATTCTGCTATGCTTGGCAAGAAGAAGGGGAACGTTGATTCAGATATTATCTTTTTTGTAATGAGGAAAATGTACAAGCAGGAATCGTTTGACAAGATAGTTCTTATTTCGGGAGACGGTGATTATAAAATGTTAGTTGATTTTTTAATTGAAGAGAATAAATTTGAAAAGATATTGTTTCCAAATAAAAAGTTTGCTTCATCTTTATACAAAAAAATAACAAGGAAATATTTTGATTACCTTGCTAACATTAAGCATCTTATTGAGTATAAATAA